From the Lolium rigidum isolate FL_2022 chromosome 2, APGP_CSIRO_Lrig_0.1, whole genome shotgun sequence genome, one window contains:
- the LOC124686668 gene encoding polygalacturonase inhibitor-like, giving the protein MRMRSSHSQALLILLLSSLIAGAANAEPSRDPTNKDCHPGDKAALLAIMAALGQPEPPYPDNFCCDWYYVICDDLGRVVGLELFQHAELTGTIPDAVGDLTHLKDLLLHKLPALTGPIPPAIGKLTDLTMLRIFWTGVSGPVPSFLGALKKLTFLDLSFNSLSGAIPASLGSIPNLSGINLSRNRLTGAIPSFISKTADQVYLWLSHNNLTGPIPAEFAAVNFAHLDLSRNALTGDASGLFGGGKELDYVDLSRNSLDFDLSGVVFPAGVESVDLSHNAIRGRIPAQVAYVDDLRYFNVSYNRLCGALPTGGKMPEFDLYDYQHNRCLCGAPLFRPCKK; this is encoded by the coding sequence ATGAGGATGCGCTCGTCGCACTCACAGGCTttgctcatcctcctcctctcctctctgatCGCCGGCGCAGCCAATGCCGAGCCCTCTCGCGACCCTACGAACAAGGATTGCCACCCCGGCGACAAGGCCGCGTTGCTCGCCATCATGGCCGCCCTGGGGCAGCCAGAGCCGCCCTACCCCGACAACTTCTGTTGCGACTGGTACTACGTCATTTGCGACGACCTCGGACGCGTCGTCGGCCTGGAGCTCTTCCAGCATGCCGAGCTCACGGGGACCATCCCCGACGCCGTCGGCGACCTCACCCACCTGAAGGACCTCTTGCTGCACAAACTCCCGGCGCTGACCGGCCCCATACCGCCGGCGATCGGCAAGCTCACCGACCTCACGATGCTCCGCATCTTCTGGACGGGCGTGTCAGGCCCCGTGCCGTCCTTCCTAGGCGCGCTAAAGAAGCTCACCTTCCTCGACCTCTCATTCAACTCGCTCTCCGGCGCCATCCCAGCCTCGCTGGGTAGCATCCCCAACCTGTCCGGCATCAACCTCAGCCGCAACCGCCTCACCGGCGCCATCCCGTCGTTCATCAGCAAGACTGCGGACCAGGTGTACCTCTGGCTGTCTCACAACAACCTCACGGGGCCCATCCCGGCCGAGTTCGCCGCCGTGAACTTCGCGCACCTCGACCTGTCGCGCAACGCCTTGACCGGCGACGCGTCGGGGCTCTTCGGCGGCGGGAAGGAGCTAGACTACGTCGACCTGTCGCGCAACTCCCTGGATTTCGACCTGTCAGGCGTCGTGTTCCCGGCGGGCGTCGAGTCCGTGGACCTGAGCCACAACGCCATCAGAGGCCGCATCCCGGCGCAGGTCGCGTACGTCGACGACCTAAGGTACTTTAACGTGAGCTACAACCGGCTCTGCGGCGCGCTGCCGACCGGCGGGAAGATGCCCGAGTTTGATCTCTACGACTACCAGCACAACAGGTGCCTCTGTGGTGCGCCCCTCTTCCGTCCGTGCAAGAAATAG